The genome window CCGGAACTCCACGTTGTCCAGGCCGGTGCGCTGTTGGTACTGCGCGACGTTTTTACGCGCCCTGGCAAGCATTTCAGGGGTCATATCCACGCCGATGACGCGGCCGGACGCTTTGACCCTTTCCCCTGCCTGAAACGCGTCAAAACCGCCGCCGCTGCCGAGATCCAGCACAACCTGGCCTTCCCGCAGGGCCGCGATGGCCACGGGGTTGCCGCAGGAAAGCCCCATATTCGCGCCGTCCGGCAGTTTGGCAAGACTTTCCGCGTCATAGCCGATGGCTTTCGCCAAACGGGCGGGGTCGGCCTGGTTGCCGCGCTCGCCTCCGCAACAGCAGGAACGCTGCCCCGTGGCAATGGCCGCGTAGCCGGCGCGCACGGTCTCTCTCACACTATCGTTTGATTTGCGGTCCTCCGCCATGTTCACAAACCTCTCTCACGTTACATGTTTTTATCGTCGCAACAAGCGGGAAACAATTCCGGCGCAACGCCGCTTTCCACCCTGTACGCCCGGCACTGATCGGGATTGCCGGAACAGCACTCCGCCGTCAGATACGCGACGGTTTCCAGCATCAGGGGGATGTTGGCCTTGTAACGCGTATTGCGGCCCTCCCGTTCCATACCAGCAAGCCCGCTGTGCACAAGGGTTTTGAGATGAAAGGAAAGATTGGTCTTCGGGATGCCCGACAACCGGGAAATTTCCCCGGCAACCAAACCGTCCGGCGCGTATTTGACCAGCAGCCGGAAAACGGAAAGCCGGGCCTCGGACGTCAGGGCTTCAAAAATGGTGGTGGCTGTTCTTGTTTCCATTGGACAATAGTTCAACAGTAATTGAACTATGTCAAGATCCCTGATACAGCGGCTTTCTTTTGCCGCTCAAGTGCTCCTTTTCCGAGCCACGGGCAGAGTTTTCTCTCCGTCATTCCCCTTGCAGGGCAGCGGTACCAGGCGCTTTGAAAGAAGCTTGCATTACGCATCAAGTCGTATAGTATATCCGCTCACATAATACCGGACGCATCCGGTTTACCGGCTCCGGGGGAGGAGCGGATCCTTCTACATACCAGGGATGACCCCGATATACCGCACGTTACAAAACTTGTTACGCCGTATGGAATAGATTGAGGAGCATGCACATGAGCGAAGCTACCAGTAAAAAATTGGCGACCTCCGTTTCGACCGAGCCCGCGGCCAGAGCCAGAACCAGAAGTTCCCGGTCCGAAGCAGCCCTTGCCGATATCCAGGAAAACTCTTTTTTCAAGGTCGTTTTTTCCGACAGTCTGTCCCTTGAGGATAAAATCCAGCACGTGACGAAAGCGCTGGAATTTACCAACAACAAGGAAGAAGACCGGGCCAGGGTCAAGGAATTCGATTCTTTTAAAGAATACTTGCAGTCCGTTTCCGAAGAAATGTCCAAACAGCGCATCCAGATGACGGACACGGAAGTGTTTGCCGAACTGCAGCGCGTGTATTCCGATTTCAATAACGACCTGACCGAGTTCATCGACCAGGTAAAACCCCTCACCGACATCACGGACGCGTTGTACAACCTGCGCCAGAGCGGGGAGACGCGGAACGTCCTGGCCCAGATCAAGGCCGATAAAGAGTGGGAATTCGAATCCGAAGAACAGAAGAAAAAACTGATGGAAACCCTTGCCTCCCTTGAATCCCGGATTACCGACCTGACGAATGCCAACTTCAGGCTGGCTCAGGACAAGGGGCTTTTCGGCTTCGGCCAGATCAGGCCGGATTCCAAAGCCCAGATCCTGACCAACGAAGCCCTGATTGAAAAACTGAAGGAAGAACTCAGCCGCAATACGGCGGAACTGGAAAAGCTCAACCAGCAAATCCAGGAACGTGAAGTCTTGCGCTCGCAGTCTTTTGAAGCGCAGAAGCTGCGGGAGTTGCTGGATTTGACCTCTGAAGAGCACACCCTGCGCCAGGCCGGGATGGTGGAATCCGCCCTCAAGTTTGTGAACCAGGGCAAAGAGCGGTTCGGGGCCATCAGAACGCACCTGGACAAGATGGTCAACCAGATCGAAGGTCTGGGCGACAACAACGGCAACATGATCCAAATCTTCGCGGTCATGAACGAAGCGACCAAGAAAGCGGAAAACACCCACCGGGAACGCAGGAAATCCCTGGAAGAAACGGACCTCGGCGACAACCTGGTCGAAAAGATGAAGCATGATGAAGAGTGCCGGAACCTGGACGAGCATATCGACACGATGGCGACCGCCACGGTCGATACCATGCAGACTTACGGCGAGTTGACCACCGAAGCCATCAAAATCAGAAACATGCAGGCCGCGACCAAGAAGCAGGTCGAGAGCGCCAGAGCCATGCACTCCCGGGGCATCGCCTCGGTGGCTTCCCAGCTCAGCGTGGTGGTTACCGCCGTGAACTCGGCCGCCATCAACGAAGCGCAGTCCATGGCCAGCAACACCTTGTCGGAAATGGCCAAGGTCACCAACGACATCGCCAAAAAAGAAGCCATCCGCATCGCCACGGGCCGGGACGAGATCAACTACGACCTGGAAGCCATGCTGCAGAACCTGGCGGAATTCGGCGACACGCAGCGGGAAGCCACGGAAATCACCCGGACGGCCCTGGAAACCATGCGTTCCAACCTGGAAGAGATAGAAAAGCTGGCCAAGGACGTCCAAACCGATACCAAGGACTTTGTGGGCGTGGCCGGGGATGTGCTTTCCAAAAAGACCGGCTCCACGGCCAAAGCGCCGGTGAGCAACTCTCCGTTCAAGTTGTGAGATAGACAGCATGCACTTGATACGAGGAACCGAGTACCTGGCCGCCTTTCCCCATTTCAAACTGGTGGACCGGGAACAGGATCTGGAAAGAATTTCCGCCGTTCTGATCCGGAAATCATGCAACTCCCTGCTGCTGACCGGGCCGGGCGGCGTGGGGATTTCCGCGCTGGTGCTCGGCTTGCAGGCGGCGAAGGAGTTTCCGGACACGCCGTTTGACATTATCGTCAAGAAGCTGTTCTGGCTGGATACCGATTCGCTGTTTTCCAGCGGGGACAGCCTCAGGATCAACGACGATTTCCAACGGATGTTGAAAAAGCTGGACCAGACCCCCGAGTCCGTCCTTATCATCAAGGACGCCTTCAATTTCATGGAGGCGGCGTACAACACCGGGAATTCCCATTTCATCAACGCCCTGAACAGCGTGGATA of uncultured delta proteobacterium contains these proteins:
- a CDS encoding Methyltransferase domain-containing protein (fragment), encoding MAEDRKSNDSVRETVRAGYAAIATGQRSCCCGGERGNQADPARLAKAIGYDAESLAKLPDGANMGLSCGNPVAIAALREGQVVLDLGSGGGFDAFQAGERVKASGRVIGVDMTPEMLARARKNVAQYQQRTGLDNVEFRLGEIEHLPVPDASVDVVLSNCVINLSPDKPQVWREIFRVLKPGGAVSVSDLALLRPLPDAIREMAAALVGCVAGAVLVDETRAMLEKAGFASIVLTPKPDYVRNMQDWNDPLYRQIAETLPKGEEMADYVVSLSIAARK
- a CDS encoding conserved hypothetical protein (Evidence 4 : Homologs of previously reported genes of unknown function), with the translated sequence METRTATTIFEALTSEARLSVFRLLVKYAPDGLVAGEISRLSGIPKTNLSFHLKTLVHSGLAGMEREGRNTRYKANIPLMLETVAYLTAECCSGNPDQCRAYRVESGVAPELFPACCDDKNM
- a CDS encoding conserved hypothetical protein (Evidence 4 : Homologs of previously reported genes of unknown function), translating into MSEATSKKLATSVSTEPAARARTRSSRSEAALADIQENSFFKVVFSDSLSLEDKIQHVTKALEFTNNKEEDRARVKEFDSFKEYLQSVSEEMSKQRIQMTDTEVFAELQRVYSDFNNDLTEFIDQVKPLTDITDALYNLRQSGETRNVLAQIKADKEWEFESEEQKKKLMETLASLESRITDLTNANFRLAQDKGLFGFGQIRPDSKAQILTNEALIEKLKEELSRNTAELEKLNQQIQEREVLRSQSFEAQKLRELLDLTSEEHTLRQAGMVESALKFVNQGKERFGAIRTHLDKMVNQIEGLGDNNGNMIQIFAVMNEATKKAENTHRERRKSLEETDLGDNLVEKMKHDEECRNLDEHIDTMATATVDTMQTYGELTTEAIKIRNMQAATKKQVESARAMHSRGIASVASQLSVVVTAVNSAAINEAQSMASNTLSEMAKVTNDIAKKEAIRIATGRDEINYDLEAMLQNLAEFGDTQREATEITRTALETMRSNLEEIEKLAKDVQTDTKDFVGVAGDVLSKKTGSTAKAPVSNSPFKL